A window of Gouania willdenowi chromosome 12, fGouWil2.1, whole genome shotgun sequence contains these coding sequences:
- the pnx gene encoding homeobox protein pnx produces MRAPADAAPPGRCTSFSVEDILDPLKFTRKKTPSVQQTASPGTQRKNASPRRPTGEKCSCGSRDPRDPPELPATIQVSRGKRRRVRTAFSFQQLQVLELSFHRCQYLSVVERYSIAAALRLTETQVKIWFQNRRTKWKKERLMQGREVQEEEEPLPLAFSPLCCSPTVHMFAPPLVQGQHFFTSAENCAFFRTRLS; encoded by the exons ATGCGGGCACCTGCAGACGCGGCCCCGCCGGGTCGCTGCACCTCGTTTTCTGTGGAAGACATTCTGGATCCGCTGAAGTTCACCCGGAAAAAGACACCCAGTGTGCAGCAGACAGCCTCCCCAG GAACCCAAAGAAAAAATGCATCTCCACGTAGACCTACAGGAGAAAAATGCTCCTGCGGGTCACGGGATCCCCGGGATCCACCGGAGCTTCCGGCAACCATCCAGGTTTCCCGGGGGAAGAGGCGGAGGGTCCGCACAGCCTTCTCCTTTCAGCAGCTGCAGGTCCTGGAGCTCAGCTTCCACCGCTGCCAATACCTGTCGGTTGTGGAGCGTTACAGCATCGCCGCCGCCCTGCGCCTCACTGAGACACAAGTCAAGATCTGGTTCCAGAACAGACGCACCAAATGGAAGAAGGAGCGACTAATGCAGGGAAGGGAAgtccaggaggaagaggagccaCTTCCTCTGGCCTTCAGTCCTCTGTGCTGCTCGCCAACGGTTCACATGTTTGCACCACCGCTGGTCCAGGGTCAGCACTTCTTCACCTCTGCAGAAAACTGTGCTTTTTTCAGGACAAGACTAAGCTGA